The window GCTCACCGGCGGAACGTCGCCGGCGGGCGATCGCGGCTTTAACGAACAACTGCGCAGGGCGTGGTCCGCGGGCGCGGTGCCGAAGCTCTTCGAGGACGAGTATCGCTCTCCGCTTGCTGCGACCGTGACCGCGCGGGCCATTTGGGAACTGGTGATGCTCGGCACGACCGGCCTGCTGCACGTCGCCGGGCGCGAACGCCTCTCGCGCCTGCAAATCGGGCACCTGGTCGCCGCGCGATGGCCGCACTTGAAGCCGCGCATCGAGGCGGCTTCCATCGCGAGTTACACGGGACCGCCGCGGGCACCGGACTCGTCGCTCGACTCGGCGAAGGCGCAGTCGCTCCTCTCATTCCCGCTTCCCGGGCTTGCCGAATGGCTTGCCTGTCATCCGGACGAAACGTTCTGATTCCCGCGTGGACTTGCAACCCCGACCGACGAACTTGCCGCCGCGCCCGTATCGCGGACGGCTCGCGCCGTCGCCGACGGGGTTGCTTCACACCGGGCACGCGCGGACTTTCTGGACGGCCCAGCAGCGCGCACTCGATCACGGCGGCACGCTCGTGTTGCGGAACGAAGACCTCGACCCGCAGCGCTCGAAACCAGAATTCACCGACGCCATGCTCGAGGACTTGCGGTGGATGGGATTCACGTGGACTGAAGGTCCCGACATCGGCGGACCGTTCGCGCCTTATTCGCAGTCCTCTCGAATGCATCACTATCGTGCAGCGTTCGACCGGCTCCGTGCCGGCGGGTTCTTGTTTCCCTGCACATGTTCGCGGCAGGACGTGCTCCGCGCGGTTGCAGCGCCCCACGAGGGCGAGGAGGAACCGGTCTATCCCGGCACTTGCCGGGCCCGGGCGGGCTCGGCGTTTGGAGTTTCCAATTCCCCAATCGAGGCGTCGCCAACCCGCGATGAATCGAAAGGGGGTTCAGGCTCGAATCCCCGGGCCGGGCACGCGAAACCGAAACTGAACTGGCGCTTTCGCGTCCCGGATGGCGAGGTGATTCGATTCACGGACGCGGCGCTCGGGCCACAGGCGTTCGTTGCCGGCAAGGACTTCGGTGATTTCGTCGCGTGGCGCCACGACGACGTCCCCTCGTATCAACTCGCCGTCGTGGTGGATGACGCCGCGATGGGGATCACCGAGGTCGTGCGCGGCGAGGACTTGCTGCACTCGACGGCGCGGCAACTTCTTCTTTACCGCGCGCTCGGAATGTCGCCGCCGGATTTTCTCCACTGCCCGCTTGTGAGGGATGCCTCCGGGCAGCGGCTCGCGAAACGCCACGACGCATTGAGCCTCCGCGCATTGCGGGCAGCGGGGCGTTCGCCGGCGGCGGTTCGCGCGGAGTGGACGTTCGCCGCGCGTGTCGCGAAAATCAACCGCGGGTTTGCCTTCCCTTGAAAATGGAATCGCCAGCGCTCACGCCAGCAACTCTGCAATCGCCCGTCCCGGCCGCACGAATTGTGGTCGCCCGCCGTTGTCCAGCAGCATCTGCTGCTCGGGCACGCCGAGCAGATGGTAAACCGTCGCGATCAGGTCGCGCGGGGCGACTGGATTCTCAGCGGGAAATGCCGCCTCCTTGTCGCTCTTCCCGTAAACAAATCCGCCCTTCACGCCCGCGCCCGCCAGCACGCTCGTGAAACAGCCGCCCCAATGGTCGCGCCCGTCGCGTCCGGCGCCCGCGTCGCTCGACCGCTGCCCCACGCGCGGGGTGCGGCCAAACTCCCCGGTCCAGATGACAAGCGTGTCGTCCAGCATCCCGCGGGACTTCAGATCGTCGAGAAGCGCGGAGAACGCCCGGTCGGCGACAGGCATGAGGCGCGTCTTCAAGTCGGTGAAGTTCCGGCTGTGCGTGTCCCAATACACGCTCACGTTTTTCGTGCCGTCGTTCGGCCAGAACACCGTGACCAGCGGCACGCCGCGCTCGACGAGCCGCCGCGCTTGCAGCACAGACTGGCCGTGCGGATTCAACCCGTATCGCTCGCGCAGCTTGGTGGATTCCTCGCCGAGGTTGAACGCGTCGCGCTCCGTGGCCGCCGCCGTGAGCAGCTCGAACGCGCGCCGCGAGTTCAAATCTTGCGCCGCGAAGTTGGGCGCGAGCGATTCCAGCCGCCGGTCAAGATGCGAGGCGAGGTCGCGGCGTTCCTGAAGCCGCCGCACGGACAGCTCCGGGTGGAGCGTGAGCTCGCCGATGCGGTAGTCCGGCCGGCTCGGGTCGGCGTCGATCGTCAGCGGGTCGTGCAGCGGGCCGAGCCAGCCCGCGAATTGTCCCTGGCTCTGCTCGACGAACCGCGGCACGTCGTTCTCGAGCTTTGGCCGCATCGAGACAAACGGCGGCAATGCGCCGCTCCCGCGCCAGAGGCTCGACAGCACGGCGCCCATGTGCGGCCACTCGGCGCGCTTGTCGGGCGTCTTGACCGGCGGTTCGCCCGTGAGCAGATACGAGGTCGCAGTCGTGTGGTCGCCGTTGTCGTGCGTCATCGAACGCACCTGGCAAAGCAGGTCCATCCGTCGCGCGAGCATCGGGAAGTGCTCGCACACGCGGATGCCCGGCACATGGGTCGCGATGGAGTTGAACTCGCCGCGCACTTCCGACGGCGCGTCAGGCTTCAGGTCCCACGTGTCTTGATGCGCCGGCCCGCCCCACATGAAGAGCAGGATGCACCGCTTG of the Verrucomicrobiota bacterium genome contains:
- a CDS encoding DUF1501 domain-containing protein, whose product is MTRRELLRAGALGLFGLTAADWVRARAGEAPAGGSFGRAKRCILLFMWGGPAHQDTWDLKPDAPSEVRGEFNSIATHVPGIRVCEHFPMLARRMDLLCQVRSMTHDNGDHTTATSYLLTGEPPVKTPDKRAEWPHMGAVLSSLWRGSGALPPFVSMRPKLENDVPRFVEQSQGQFAGWLGPLHDPLTIDADPSRPDYRIGELTLHPELSVRRLQERRDLASHLDRRLESLAPNFAAQDLNSRRAFELLTAAATERDAFNLGEESTKLRERYGLNPHGQSVLQARRLVERGVPLVTVFWPNDGTKNVSVYWDTHSRNFTDLKTRLMPVADRAFSALLDDLKSRGMLDDTLVIWTGEFGRTPRVGQRSSDAGAGRDGRDHWGGCFTSVLAGAGVKGGFVYGKSDKEAAFPAENPVAPRDLIATVYHLLGVPEQQMLLDNGGRPQFVRPGRAIAELLA
- a CDS encoding tRNA glutamyl-Q(34) synthetase GluQRS, with product MPPRPYRGRLAPSPTGLLHTGHARTFWTAQQRALDHGGTLVLRNEDLDPQRSKPEFTDAMLEDLRWMGFTWTEGPDIGGPFAPYSQSSRMHHYRAAFDRLRAGGFLFPCTCSRQDVLRAVAAPHEGEEEPVYPGTCRARAGSAFGVSNSPIEASPTRDESKGGSGSNPRAGHAKPKLNWRFRVPDGEVIRFTDAALGPQAFVAGKDFGDFVAWRHDDVPSYQLAVVVDDAAMGITEVVRGEDLLHSTARQLLLYRALGMSPPDFLHCPLVRDASGQRLAKRHDALSLRALRAAGRSPAAVRAEWTFAARVAKINRGFAFP